Within Paenibacillus sp. RUD330, the genomic segment GAATCGTAGGTCGTAGAGCCGTTACGCCGATGTTTCTTTCTCGCTTCCAGTGAACTTTTCCCTCTTGATCGTTCCCCAGGAATGCCTGGATCGGTTGAATTTCAGCAGGCCTTCAATTCGGTAGAGGATAGTAAGCTGCCGATAGCCCAGGTTCTCTAGCAGAGCGAACAGAACCAGCCGCATGGTGTCCCTGAAGGTCGTGTATTTGCGGAAAGAGATTTGCTCCAGCAGAATGCTGCCCATCGACAAGGTGCTTCCGAGCAGGAATGCGATGATGAAGAAGATGAGGAAGCTGTTGAACTCAAGAAGACCGAACAAATAAGCCAGCGGGATGAAGATATACCCGAGAAACTCCACCACAGGTCCGATAAGCTCGAACAGCCAGTAATAAGGAACGGTGACCATCCCGACCTTGCCGTACTTCGGGTTCAGCAGCATGGATTTATATTGAAGCAAGTTGTCGAACAGCCCGATCTGCCATCTCCTGCGCTGTACCCTCAGGTCCTTTAACGATTCCGGAGCTTGGGTCCAGCAGATCGGATCGGCCAGGAACTTGATCTTGTAGGGTCTTTTCTCATCCAGCATTTTCTTGTGAAGCTTCATGATGATGTCCATATCTTCGCCGATAGTGTTCGTCTTGTAGCCTCCGCATTCGATGACAATGCTTTTGTTGAAGGCGCCGAACGCTCCGGATATGATCAGGATTGAATTCAGCTTGCTCAAGCTTGTACGCCCGGTGAGAAATGCCCGCAAGTATTCCACGATTTGAAATACCGCGATCTTGTTTTTGGGAATCTCCATCTTGACCAGCTTGCCGTCCTTGATGACGGATCCGTTGGCGATGCGGACAATGCCGCCGACGGCAATCGTCTCCGGATTCTCCACGAACAGCATCGTCAGCTTGATCAGAGCATCATTCTCCAGAATGGAGTCGGCATCTATGCTCGCGAATATCGGATAGGTCGAAAGATTGATGCCGGCGTTGAGCGCATCCGCTTTGCCGCCGTTCACCTTGTCGACCAGGATCAGGCGCTCGTACTTGGGATTCCGGTATAATCCCAGAATCTCCTTTGTCTCCAGGCTTTTCTTGACGGGCTGATTGACCTTCACAAGATCGAATTCCCGAATGATTTTCTCGCGGGTGGAATCGGTCGACCCGTCGTTCACAATAATGATCTCGTATTGATAGTAGTTCAGCGCAAGCAGCGATTTGATGTTGTCCACGATCGTGTTTTCTTCGTTGTAGGCCGGCACGAGGATCGAGATCGGAACCATGTTTTTTGAATTCACGTATCGTTTGTAATCCGATGCCTTCATTTTTTTCATGTAGCCGAACAGATCGGCGACCGAGATGAGCATTTGCCCATTGTAGAAAATATTGATCGCAATGGTGTATATGATGCAGAATTCACTGAAGTACAGAATGAACTTCCAGAAATAATACATACCCTACCAACTCTCTCCTGATATCGCCGCCTAGACGGACCTCTCCATGACCCCTATGATCGCTTCCCGTGCGAACTGATCCTCGCTTTCGAGAATGCGCTCGGCATATTCCTTGCCTCCTGGGATGGTGACCAAGGAAGCAGCGGCATTGTGCCTGACCCACCATTCCCGGTCGCCGGCCATCTTTTCCAGAGCCTCGAAGCTTTTGCTCGTGCCCGTTTTATCCAAGCTTTTAGCCGCGGCCGCCCGGACTTCCCATTCCTGGTCTCGGAGCATTTCGATCAGATACACCTCGAAGGCGGGGTCTTTCAATTGTCCCAAGGCTCGAATGCTGGCGATCCTCAGATTTTTGCTGTCGCTGTCCAGATAGCGGATATAATAGCTGCTCAGGCTTTCGAACTCATAATCAGCCGCTGCCTTGATCAGGATTCCCTTGAGGTAATCGTCGCTGAGCTCGATCGTGTTGATGAACAGCTCTTCCTTGGAGCCTTTGAATACGGTCAGGATCTCGACGACGGCACGGAAGGACAAGGAAATTCGTTTGGAATTCTCGACCAGGACATGGGCCAGGCTTTGCGGATTGCCTAGCTTGGCCAGAGCAAGCAGCGCATGATAGATCACGTCGTTGTTGCTGCTGTCCATAAGGGCATGAATGTTCTTTTCAGCCGATCTGATCGCCAAATCCCCCAGATGACGGCATCCCAAAGCTTGGATATAATCCCGCTTGGAGGCGAGCTGGCGAATCAGATAGGTTCTGATTCCCGTGTGCTCGTACAATCGTCCCAGACGCTCCGCATCGGATACGATGAAGTTCTCGCCCTGAGCGATGATGATCCCGATGAGCTGCTCCTTCTTCCGCCGGCTGCGGCCGACAAAATCCGCAATTCGTGCGACTGCCTCCTCCTCCTCCTCCTCATGCGTCGAGCTCTTGAAGGAGGAGAAGAGCGCATTCAGCTTGCGGTTCATATGGGCGAGCCTTTGCGCCATGAAGTGCCCGTACACCCATGTCAGAACAATAGCCAGGAGGAAGACGGAAATCAATCCGCCCGATATCCAGAGTAAATACAACGCTTGCTTCGTCATGTAGAATCTCCTAATGCGGTATGATTTTCATTGGCTTTCAATGGGAAAAGGCTTCTTTGACCGCATCGTAGCTGCCTTTTGCGCGGGAAGCATAGTCCGGCGCATCCCATGCGCTCCATGAGAACGTCCGGTATCCCGATGAAGTGACGCTTTCCGGGAAATGGTAGTCGACATGCCGGGTCTGCTTGTCCATGATGACCAAGGAGCCTACGATGCCGTCGGTCATCCGGACGGACAGGGAATCAGCCGGCAGATCAAGTCCTGTGTTCTTGTCATCGTCCCATACAAGCAGGCTGGAAGGGTCGATGAAGTTGAGCCGTGTCCACGGAATCCGCACATATAGCGTCTTTCCTTCCATATAGAAGCTGCTTCCTCCCGTTGCGAACGTCCCCCGACTCAAGTCGGATTCGTCCGAATAGACGGCCTCTATCTTCCTGCCCCCCTTGGTGACGTACTCGGGGGACTCCATTCTTATCATCTGCTCGAACAGTCCGGTAGAAGAGACCGCCGTATAATACGATCCCCGGCTGGCGTTGTAGCTGGGCATGACCAGAAGTTCGGCCTTGTCCTTGCTGTCCAGCCGGATTTGGAACTCGGCGCCGGACCAGTTCTCGTTGACATCGGGCGCCAGCATGTACTCGCCCTCTTTGCGATCGACGGTGTCGAGATAGATCATCAGCTGTTGCCGACTGAAATCCGGCCATTGGCTGAACTCCGCCTTGATGTGGAAGTAGGACTCGTCCGCCGCGTAGGCGATGGAACTCAGAGGCCCGGAGCCTCGGAGTGTCATGGAATACTCGGCCGGCGCCGGTGGCTCCAAGGCGAGAATGCCGTAATTTTGAGCCGGGTCGACGGTATTGTGCCATAGGTTCCTCCGCTTGGCCGCCGCCGCGGCCAGGGGCTGCCCGCTGCTTTTGCCCCACTCGTCGGCCCATTCATAGAGCAGGCCTCCGGCAGCTCCGCTGTCCCGGATCAAGCGAATGAGAGTCGCCAGCCCTTCGCCTTGCTCGGCTTCTGTCATTTTGCTGCCTGTGGAGAGACCGAATTCACTGATCAGCACCGGATGTCCGCTGCGGGTCGTCAAATGCTTGATATAGGATCCGTATTCTGGATAGGACGGCTTGCCGGCCGAGTCCGCTGCCTGGAATGCGGGCTTGTCCGGAAAGACGTCATATGCGCTGAAGATGCCTCCGGACAATTTGGCAGCAGGCAGCAAGCGGCCGAGGTCAACCGTCGGCATACCGGCGTCGTCCGCCGGTCCGAACCGCTCCTGGTACCCCGCCTCGAGCTCGGGAATGCCTACCGCTCCGACAGCATGCTGCATGCCGTAGGCGGCTTGCTCATAGGCATAGGTTTTATCAAGAAGCGAAGCCAGGCCATTTTCAGTCGGAGTGCCCTTGCCCTCAGTCGTTGCATAATCGCCGGCGAAGGTAAAGGAAGCATTCCCGGCATCCGTTGCCTCCACGTTCTCCGCACTTAATTTCAGATCGATCAAGTATCCCAGCAAATAACCGGATACATCATTGGCATAGAGCTCGCTTCCCTTGCCGTCCGTTTGCTTGATCTCGGCATGTCCATGAATCGCGTCAATCACCGTTTCCGTTTGTCGGGCGAACGCAGCCCGATAATCCGCATCGAGATAATTGCCGCCCCGAGGCTTCTCGTCCAAGGCGATGTTCTGCAAAAGGTAAAGCATTCGGTCAGGATGGTCATGATTGTATATATCCAGCGCGCGATAGAATACGGAAGGCATCAAGGTGTATACTCGGATCGTATTGGCGTTCATGCCTGCGATTTTGGAGAACCAATCCGCGTAGAAGGCAGGAGCGTCCGGCAGCTCGCCCTTGTCGTAGCCCGGAAGGGTGGCTCCGATGTCGACGCCGTTCACATAAAGGCTCTGTCTGCTTCCGTTCTTGTAGACGGAGAACTGCTTCCCATCGAGCCGCGGCCGATACGTCGGCTGATCCTCGACGAGAGTTTCCTCTCTCTCCGCCATGTTGGTGTCCTTCAGTACTTTCGACATGAAAGGCACATAAAAATGCCAATAAAAATAGCTTAGATCTCCTTCGCTCTTGACGCTGAAATAGCGGTAAAGCGTGGACGCGCCGGTGAAGAAGCCCACTTTGGTTGGGCCGCGATAGTCCGTGAAATCTCCGGCGAGATAGAAAGCGTGCTTACCGCCGGCAGAATGAGAAATAATGGCGGGAAACCGGCCGTCGAGGCCAAACGGCTTCAGTTGGCTTTGTCCTTCATCCGTAAGATTCAGCCGGTACCATGCGAGCACCGATGCGTCCTTGACCGGATTCACGATCTCGAACCAGTTGTAGTAATCCACCGTCTGGGTGCCGTAATCGCCTTGATGCTCCTCGTCCATGGACAGCTGCACGGAGCTTCCCGTAAAGCCTGCATCACGCTGCAGGACAACGATTCGGCTGTTGCCGGCGATGACGATGCCTGCTCCGGTCAAGCTCCATTTCTTGCCGTACTGCTGCTCATAGGTGGCTCGGATCCAGTTCGGCACATCGGCGTTCGACGACAGGTCCGAGAAGAACTTTCCTGCCATGCCTGTAAAGGATACGCCGAAAATGGACTCAAGCTCATTGGATACGGACGGCGAGGTCGGATCGCCCGCAATATTGTACTCTCCGATTACGGTCGCGCCCTTGGCGTAGCTTGTAGCAATGAAGCCGACTTCTTCTTTGGTCAGGCCGGAAATTCCGGCTGCCTCGACACCCTCCGCCCTTGAATTCCCAGTCCCGTATGTATCCGAGATGAAGATGGCGTCGGGAGTCCGGTCCAGCTTTTGAAGCGGCTTGTTGACCAGCTTGCCTCCGGACATGAAATTTCCGTAATAGTCCGTGCGGAAGCCGTAAGCCTTTCCGTTTTCCGGCTTCCGGATTTTCAAATGATCCATCAGCCAGAACAAGCCTCGCTGCTTGCTGTAATCAAGCTGCTTGGCGCTGCCGGATGCTTTCGTTTCGACAGGAAAGGTTTTGTTAAGCACGACGATGTCGAGCTCTTTCGAAGGGGAAACGAGC encodes:
- a CDS encoding glycosyltransferase; translation: MYYFWKFILYFSEFCIIYTIAINIFYNGQMLISVADLFGYMKKMKASDYKRYVNSKNMVPISILVPAYNEENTIVDNIKSLLALNYYQYEIIIVNDGSTDSTREKIIREFDLVKVNQPVKKSLETKEILGLYRNPKYERLILVDKVNGGKADALNAGINLSTYPIFASIDADSILENDALIKLTMLFVENPETIAVGGIVRIANGSVIKDGKLVKMEIPKNKIAVFQIVEYLRAFLTGRTSLSKLNSILIISGAFGAFNKSIVIECGGYKTNTIGEDMDIIMKLHKKMLDEKRPYKIKFLADPICWTQAPESLKDLRVQRRRWQIGLFDNLLQYKSMLLNPKYGKVGMVTVPYYWLFELIGPVVEFLGYIFIPLAYLFGLLEFNSFLIFFIIAFLLGSTLSMGSILLEQISFRKYTTFRDTMRLVLFALLENLGYRQLTILYRIEGLLKFNRSRHSWGTIKREKFTGSEKETSA
- a CDS encoding HEAT repeat domain-containing protein — protein: MTKQALYLLWISGGLISVFLLAIVLTWVYGHFMAQRLAHMNRKLNALFSSFKSSTHEEEEEEAVARIADFVGRSRRKKEQLIGIIIAQGENFIVSDAERLGRLYEHTGIRTYLIRQLASKRDYIQALGCRHLGDLAIRSAEKNIHALMDSSNNDVIYHALLALAKLGNPQSLAHVLVENSKRISLSFRAVVEILTVFKGSKEELFINTIELSDDYLKGILIKAAADYEFESLSSYYIRYLDSDSKNLRIASIRALGQLKDPAFEVYLIEMLRDQEWEVRAAAAKSLDKTGTSKSFEALEKMAGDREWWVRHNAAASLVTIPGGKEYAERILESEDQFAREAIIGVMERSV